TCCGATTTTTGGGCTCCCCGTCAACAATTTGAACGGGAATATTAAGGTGTTCCAACAAACTCGCATCATCGGTCAAGTTGGGGACATTTTGTAATTGTTGATGGGCGGAATGAATGGTTGGATAATCAAACCCTTGGGGGGTTTGGGCTTGGTAAAGATACTGCCGATCAAGTGTTGCTTCAATGGTATTTTGGACAGCCCGCTTAATCGTGTCAGTCACGGGAATGGCAGGAATGACGCCCTTGTGATGTTTCAAAGCCCCTATCACCCGAGAGATCAACTCCTGACTTACAAAAGGCCTGGCAGCATCATGAATTAGAACAGTGTGTGGAGAATGCTGTTCCAAGCTCTCCAACCCTAAACGAACAGACGCACTACGCTCTTGTGCGCCAATGACAGGTGAAAGAAGCTTGGGATTGTTAAGGGCGGAAATCGCAGCTGTGTAGAGGTCCTCATCACCGACGCCAATCACCACCCGAACCCCATCAACTTCTGGATGGTTGAGGAAAGCGGAAATGGATTGCTTGAGGATCGATCCTCCTTTCAAAGACTGATATTGCTTCGGAA
This portion of the Alphaproteobacteria bacterium genome encodes:
- the ispF gene encoding 2-C-methyl-D-erythritol 2,4-cyclodiphosphate synthase, with the protein product PKQYQSLKGGSILKQSISAFLNHPEVDGVRVVIGVGDEDLYTAAISALNNPKLLSPVIGAQERSASVRLGLESLEQHSPHTVLIHDAARPFVSQELISRVIGALKHHKGVIPAIPVTDTIKRAVQNTIEATLDRQYLYQAQTPQGFDYPTIHSAHQQLQNVPNLTDDASLLEHLNIPVQIVDGEPKNRKITTAEDLEGEAMSVPDIRVGHGVDVHAIGPGEGVIILGIFIPATFSLIGHSDADVGLHALTDALLGAIGDGDIGQHFNPKDDRWKGVDSSMFLQDAGRRVRERGGKISHVDITILGEKPKIAPHRDQMIAKVAQILGIESSRVSVKATTTEKLGFIGREEGLAAFATATVVF